From a single Streptomyces liliifuscus genomic region:
- a CDS encoding SRPBCC family protein — MSKEFEIAREFEVDATPDQVWDAVTSGTGGWLWPMEPPEPREGGRGPWGSTVTAWDPPHKYTNRLEGVDENSEQTLNQLDYTVEPRDGGRRAWVRYVHSGIFVDDWDNQYDGASRHTDFYLHTLREYLTRFAARPAAFATFDGPEASKGADAFAAVGRALGLGDDTAEGTRVQAQGPDGQVLDAVVDFRNPYFIGLRTDDALVRFFGRNHWGAPVGMSVHDFAPGADAKRNEAAWQGWLNQAFGA; from the coding sequence ATGTCCAAGGAATTCGAGATCGCCCGCGAGTTCGAGGTCGACGCCACACCCGACCAGGTGTGGGACGCCGTCACCAGCGGCACCGGCGGCTGGCTGTGGCCGATGGAGCCCCCGGAGCCGCGCGAGGGCGGCCGGGGCCCCTGGGGATCCACGGTCACCGCCTGGGACCCGCCGCACAAGTACACCAACCGCCTTGAGGGCGTCGACGAGAACTCCGAGCAGACCCTCAACCAGCTCGACTACACCGTCGAGCCGCGCGACGGCGGCCGGCGCGCCTGGGTGAGGTACGTGCACAGCGGGATCTTCGTCGACGACTGGGACAACCAGTACGACGGGGCGAGCAGGCATACCGACTTCTACCTCCACACCCTGCGCGAGTACCTGACGAGGTTCGCGGCCAGGCCGGCCGCCTTCGCCACGTTCGACGGGCCCGAGGCGTCCAAGGGGGCCGACGCCTTCGCCGCCGTGGGCCGTGCGCTCGGCCTTGGCGACGACACCGCGGAGGGCACGCGCGTACAGGCCCAGGGCCCCGACGGCCAGGTGCTGGACGCCGTCGTCGACTTCCGCAACCCGTACTTCATCGGGCTGCGCACCGACGACGCCCTCGTCCGCTTCTTCGGCCGCAACCACTGGGGTGCGCCCGTCGGCATGAGCGTCCACGACTTCGCCCCGGGCGCCGACGCCAAGCGGAACGAAGCCGCCTGGCAGGGCTGGCTGAACCAGGCCTTCGGAGCCTGA
- a CDS encoding endonuclease/exonuclease/phosphatase family protein, translated as MPSKSSARIAALTVAAVCSTVSAVVVTSPAHADAVAVHDIQGSTRTSPLAGQQVTDVAGIVTGTRTYGSSRGFWIQGPSADDNPATSEGVFVFTSSTPKVAVGDSVTVSGTVTEFVPGGASSGNQSVTEITRPTVTVVSSGNALPKATVINSRSVPDAYTPEGDAAASGSVNGLTLRPKKYALDHYESLEGMNVAIGSSRVVTATDPFSELWVTVKPHENPNRRGGTVYGAYSSQNTGRLQIQSLIPTATEPFPTANVGDTLKGTTEGPLDYTQFGGYTLTARTLGTVEAGGLERETTRKQSRSELAVATYNVENLDPTDATFAAHAAAIVDHLQSPDILSLEEIQDNNGAKNDGTVAADQTMQKLIDAIVAAGGPAYEWRSIDPVNLADGGEPGGNIRQAFLYNPERVSFVDRAGGDATTAVGVTKVHGKAQLTVSPGRIDPANAAWTNSRKPLAGEFTFRGKSVFVIANHFASKGGDQSLHSQFQPPARSSETQRHLQATAVNAFVKDILAKQRNADVVTLGDINDFEFSQTTKLLEDDGALWSAVKSLPKSERYSYDYQGNSQVLDQILISPSIRKDCDFTYDSVHINSEFSDQISDHDPQVLRFRP; from the coding sequence TTGCCGAGCAAGTCTTCCGCACGCATAGCCGCGCTCACCGTCGCCGCCGTCTGTTCCACGGTCTCCGCGGTGGTCGTCACCTCGCCCGCCCACGCGGACGCCGTGGCCGTCCATGACATCCAGGGCTCCACCCGTACGTCCCCGCTCGCGGGCCAGCAGGTCACGGATGTGGCCGGCATCGTCACGGGCACGAGAACCTACGGTTCGTCCCGCGGTTTCTGGATCCAGGGTCCGTCCGCGGACGACAACCCGGCCACCAGCGAGGGCGTCTTCGTCTTCACCAGCTCCACGCCGAAGGTCGCGGTCGGCGACTCGGTCACCGTCTCCGGCACGGTCACGGAGTTCGTGCCGGGCGGCGCCTCGTCCGGCAACCAGTCGGTCACGGAGATCACCCGGCCGACGGTGACGGTGGTGTCGAGCGGCAACGCGCTGCCCAAGGCGACCGTCATCAACAGCCGTTCCGTACCGGACGCGTACACGCCCGAGGGCGACGCGGCGGCGAGCGGCTCGGTCAACGGTCTGACGCTGCGGCCGAAGAAGTACGCCCTCGACCACTACGAGTCCCTGGAGGGCATGAACGTCGCGATCGGCTCGTCGCGCGTGGTCACCGCGACCGACCCGTTCTCCGAGCTCTGGGTGACGGTCAAGCCGCACGAGAACCCGAACCGCCGCGGCGGCACGGTCTACGGCGCGTACTCCTCGCAGAACACCGGCCGGCTGCAGATCCAGTCGCTGATCCCGACCGCCACCGAGCCGTTCCCGACGGCGAACGTCGGCGACACGCTCAAGGGCACCACCGAAGGTCCGCTCGACTACACCCAGTTCGGCGGCTACACGCTGACCGCCCGCACCCTGGGCACGGTCGAGGCCGGCGGCCTGGAGCGCGAGACGACGCGCAAGCAGTCGCGTTCGGAGCTGGCGGTGGCGACGTACAACGTCGAGAACCTCGACCCGACGGACGCCACGTTCGCCGCCCACGCGGCCGCGATCGTGGACCACCTGCAGTCGCCGGACATCCTGTCCCTGGAGGAGATCCAGGACAACAACGGCGCGAAGAACGACGGTACGGTCGCCGCCGACCAGACGATGCAGAAGCTGATCGACGCGATCGTCGCCGCGGGCGGCCCGGCGTACGAGTGGCGCTCCATCGACCCGGTGAACCTCGCGGACGGCGGCGAGCCGGGCGGCAACATCCGTCAGGCGTTCCTCTACAACCCGGAGCGCGTGTCGTTCGTGGACCGCGCGGGCGGCGACGCCACGACGGCCGTCGGCGTCACGAAGGTGCACGGCAAGGCGCAGCTCACGGTCTCGCCGGGCCGTATCGACCCGGCGAACGCCGCGTGGACGAACAGCCGCAAGCCGCTCGCGGGCGAGTTCACCTTCCGCGGCAAGTCGGTCTTCGTGATCGCGAACCACTTCGCGTCGAAGGGCGGCGACCAGTCGCTGCACTCGCAGTTCCAGCCGCCGGCGCGCAGCTCGGAGACGCAGCGCCACCTCCAGGCGACCGCGGTCAACGCCTTCGTCAAGGACATCCTGGCGAAGCAGAGGAACGCGGACGTCGTGACGCTCGGCGACATCAACGACTTCGAGTTCTCGCAGACGACGAAGCTCCTGGAGGACGACGGCGCCCTGTGGTCGGCCGTCAAGTCCCTTCCGAAGAGCGAGCGTTACAGCTATGACTACCAGGGCAACAGCCAGGTCCTGGACCAGATCCTGATCAGCCCGTCGATCCGCAAGGACTGCGACTTCACGTACGACAGCGTGCACATCAACTCGGAGTTCTCCGACCAGATCAGCGACCACGACCCGCAGGTGCTGCGCTTCCGCCCGTAG
- a CDS encoding alkaline phosphatase PhoX, producing MSLTRRDFARRSAITGAGVALIGSVGTLATAPGALASTDTETTGDADDDADHADRHGGAVGYGPLLPDPKGVLALPAGFRYRVITYSGKTKLESGEFTPSNHDGTATFDGPRGTTLLVNNHELKGPRANWKYPVPLTEGLVYDPAASGGCTVVEVRPGGAVAEWVGIAGTSTNCAGGSTPWGTWLTCEENSDRAGVNGMTKDHGYVFEVDPSDRRANRNPKPLKFFGRYDHEAVVIDPKRGHAYLTEDAAGPNGLFYRWTPPKGFHYGPGRFRTLADDAGVLQAPKCYDSGGRPVDDLSRATKIGTVYGVDWEDVPDRDAKTVDVRKQFGPGEVTRARKLEGMWWGDGGAYIVSSYARAESPVQHDGQVWFYDPKRRTLTLKVLLGVNPDPSKDGAFDGPDNITVSPYGGLVIAEDGEGVSHLFGATDSGRTYPIARNDLNIGTEAEPEFSEFTGVTFSPDGRTLYANIQEPGIMLAITGPWRRQKRG from the coding sequence ATGTCGCTCACCCGCAGGGACTTCGCCAGACGATCCGCGATCACCGGCGCCGGTGTCGCCCTGATCGGCAGCGTCGGCACACTCGCCACCGCGCCCGGCGCCCTCGCGTCCACGGACACCGAGACCACGGGCGACGCCGACGACGATGCCGACCACGCCGACAGGCACGGCGGAGCCGTCGGCTACGGCCCGCTGCTGCCCGACCCCAAGGGCGTCCTCGCGCTGCCCGCCGGGTTCCGGTACCGCGTCATCACGTACAGCGGGAAGACCAAGCTGGAGTCGGGCGAGTTCACCCCCTCCAACCACGACGGCACGGCCACCTTCGACGGCCCGCGCGGCACGACCCTCCTCGTCAACAACCACGAGCTGAAGGGCCCGCGCGCCAACTGGAAGTACCCGGTCCCGCTCACCGAGGGCCTCGTCTACGACCCGGCCGCGTCCGGCGGCTGCACGGTCGTCGAAGTGCGTCCGGGCGGCGCGGTCGCCGAGTGGGTCGGCATCGCGGGCACCTCCACCAACTGCGCGGGCGGCAGCACCCCCTGGGGCACCTGGCTCACCTGCGAGGAGAACTCCGACCGCGCCGGCGTCAACGGCATGACCAAGGACCACGGCTACGTCTTCGAGGTCGACCCCTCCGACCGCCGCGCCAACCGCAATCCCAAGCCCCTGAAGTTCTTCGGCCGCTACGACCACGAGGCCGTCGTCATCGACCCCAAGCGCGGCCACGCCTACCTCACCGAGGACGCGGCCGGCCCCAACGGCCTCTTCTACCGCTGGACCCCGCCGAAGGGCTTCCACTACGGCCCCGGCAGGTTCCGCACCCTCGCCGACGACGCGGGCGTGCTCCAGGCGCCCAAGTGCTACGACTCCGGCGGCCGCCCGGTCGACGACCTCTCCCGCGCCACGAAGATCGGCACGGTGTACGGCGTCGACTGGGAGGACGTCCCCGACCGCGACGCGAAGACCGTCGACGTGCGCAAGCAGTTCGGCCCCGGCGAGGTCACCCGCGCCCGCAAGCTCGAAGGCATGTGGTGGGGCGACGGCGGCGCGTACATCGTCTCCTCGTACGCCCGTGCCGAGAGCCCCGTCCAGCACGACGGCCAGGTCTGGTTCTACGACCCCAAGCGCCGCACGCTGACCCTGAAGGTCCTCCTCGGCGTGAACCCCGACCCGTCCAAGGACGGCGCCTTCGACGGTCCCGACAACATCACCGTCTCCCCGTACGGCGGCCTCGTCATCGCCGAGGACGGCGAGGGTGTCTCGCACCTCTTCGGCGCGACCGACAGCGGCCGTACGTACCCCATCGCCCGCAACGACCTCAACATCGGCACCGAGGCGGAGCCCGAGTTCAGCGAGTTCACCGGCGTCACCTTCTCGCCCGACGGAAGGACGCTGTACGCCAACATCCAGGAGCCGGGCATCATGCTGGCGATCACCGGTCCCTGGCGGCGTCAGAAGCGCGGCTGA
- a CDS encoding LysR family transcriptional regulator has protein sequence MSLRQYEYALAVAEEGSVTAAAELLHVAQPSVSQQIRGLERELGVQLFARTPTGLVPTVVGRAFLREAEVAVSASRRARATARAGADELVGELVVAAQMGFGTRQLPGALGTLRRRFPRLEVTVFEEPSSAELERLCRRGVLNLALMAACERSPSDAHHLGDEKFVVVLGAGHRLLAADAVELRELAGEPWVRFDRDSALDGVLLNVLRDNDLTPTTAARVSQTATAVRWAAHGLGVTLVPASAVPHGYEHLVRPVFPVVSQPVIAVLRPGAGPAETALLELLREETWSESVSLSPSLSPSL, from the coding sequence ATGAGCCTTCGCCAGTACGAGTACGCCCTGGCCGTTGCCGAGGAGGGCTCGGTGACGGCGGCGGCGGAGCTGCTGCACGTCGCTCAGCCGTCGGTGTCCCAGCAGATCCGCGGTCTGGAGCGGGAACTCGGCGTGCAACTGTTCGCCCGTACGCCGACCGGACTGGTGCCCACCGTGGTCGGCCGTGCGTTCCTGCGGGAGGCGGAGGTCGCGGTCAGCGCGTCGCGGCGGGCGAGGGCCACGGCACGGGCCGGTGCCGACGAACTGGTGGGCGAGCTGGTGGTCGCGGCGCAGATGGGCTTCGGCACGCGGCAGCTGCCGGGCGCCCTGGGCACGTTGCGTCGCCGCTTCCCGCGGCTGGAGGTCACCGTCTTCGAGGAGCCGAGCTCCGCCGAGCTGGAGCGGCTGTGCCGCCGGGGCGTGTTGAACCTTGCCCTGATGGCCGCCTGCGAGCGGAGCCCCTCCGACGCCCACCACCTCGGCGACGAGAAGTTCGTCGTGGTGCTGGGCGCCGGGCACCGGCTGCTCGCCGCGGACGCGGTCGAGCTGCGCGAACTGGCGGGGGAGCCGTGGGTGAGGTTCGACCGCGACAGCGCGCTCGACGGCGTGCTGCTGAACGTGCTGCGGGACAACGACCTGACCCCGACCACGGCCGCCCGTGTGTCCCAGACCGCGACGGCCGTGCGCTGGGCCGCCCACGGGCTGGGGGTGACGCTCGTCCCGGCCTCCGCGGTGCCCCACGGCTATGAGCACCTCGTGCGTCCGGTGTTCCCGGTCGTGTCCCAGCCCGTCATCGCCGTGCTCAGGCCCGGCGCGGGCCCGGCGGAGACTGCCCTGCTCGAACTCCTGCGTGAGGAGACCTGGTCCGAGTCCGTTTCCCTCTCGCCTTCCCTCTCACCCTCTCTCTGA
- a CDS encoding SDR family oxidoreductase gives MTTIENGSGTQELKGKRALVTGGSRGIGEAIVRQLLDAGAEVLTTARSATSTVPEGAAFVAADVRTRAGAETLAAAAQEVLGGVDILVHNAGGARPYESTSAIPDEEWQDQLDLNYLASVRLDSLLVPGMRERRSGVIVHISSAAVPATPPPFLHYTAAKAALENYSRGLALELAPSGVRVNTVTPGRTATPGGELTREQWARLDPAQGENNSPVPLGREGQPDDIADAVVFLVSDRASWVTGSNLVVDGGEFPRG, from the coding sequence ATGACCACGATCGAAAACGGATCGGGAACGCAGGAACTCAAGGGAAAGCGGGCCCTGGTCACAGGTGGTTCTCGCGGAATAGGAGAGGCCATAGTGCGCCAACTCCTGGACGCGGGCGCCGAGGTGCTCACCACCGCCAGGTCGGCGACGAGCACGGTGCCGGAGGGAGCCGCCTTCGTGGCGGCCGACGTACGGACACGGGCAGGGGCGGAGACGCTCGCCGCGGCCGCCCAGGAGGTGCTCGGCGGGGTGGACATCCTGGTCCACAACGCGGGCGGGGCACGACCGTACGAGAGCACCTCGGCCATCCCCGACGAGGAGTGGCAGGACCAACTCGACCTGAACTACCTGGCCTCGGTGCGGCTGGACTCGCTGCTGGTACCGGGGATGCGCGAACGGCGTTCGGGAGTGATCGTGCACATCTCCTCGGCCGCGGTCCCCGCCACACCGCCCCCGTTCCTGCACTACACGGCGGCGAAGGCGGCGCTGGAGAACTACAGCCGGGGGCTTGCCCTGGAGCTGGCCCCGTCCGGAGTCCGGGTCAACACCGTGACTCCCGGCCGAACCGCCACCCCCGGCGGCGAACTGACACGGGAGCAGTGGGCGCGGCTGGACCCGGCGCAGGGCGAGAACAACAGCCCGGTGCCGCTGGGGCGCGAGGGGCAGCCCGACGACATCGCCGACGCGGTGGTGTTCCTGGTGTCCGACCGGGCGAGCTGGGTGACCGGAAGCAATCTCGTCGTGGACGGCGGCGAATTCCCCAGGGGCTGA
- a CDS encoding TROVE domain-containing protein, protein MARFNTKAAKAQGTSRVTSTGRVLRTYEGGRGRERDARSELFLLAIANLVSQNTFYETGDARDDRFAALVRELAVSDPSWTASMLAWLRGEGNMRTASIVGAAEYVKARLDAGATDGPANRQVVASVLRRPDEPGELLAYWTALYGRNIPKPVKRGIADAVRRLYSGKSLLKYDTASKGYRFGDILNLVHAAPDPDKPWQGDLFQYALDRRHNPDTAVVPKSLPVLAAHRDLMALRPAKRRKVVTGAHGAQRLADAGITWEALAGWLQGPMDKAAWEAVIPSMGSMALVRNLRNFDEAGVSDEVAALVAARISDPAEVARSRQFPFRYLAAYQHAPSLRWSYPLEQALGHSLANVPALGGRTLVLVDRSGSMFYSRLSDRSELNRADAAAIFGTALALRAADADLVEFGTTSKRVRFRRGESVLKVLERFGDLGGTDTTEAVRKHYKKHDRVLIVTDEQATYSHYGDPTEQVPANVPVYTWNLAGYRAGHGPSGAGNRHVFGGLSDAAFRMVPLLEGARDADWPWAC, encoded by the coding sequence ATGGCGCGATTCAACACCAAGGCGGCGAAGGCCCAGGGCACTTCGCGGGTCACCTCGACCGGGCGCGTACTGCGCACCTACGAGGGCGGCCGCGGCCGTGAGCGCGACGCTCGTTCCGAGCTCTTCCTGCTGGCGATCGCCAACCTCGTCTCGCAGAACACCTTCTACGAGACCGGCGACGCCCGGGACGACCGGTTCGCCGCGCTCGTGCGTGAGCTGGCCGTCAGCGACCCCTCGTGGACGGCGAGCATGCTGGCCTGGCTGCGCGGCGAGGGCAACATGCGGACCGCGTCCATCGTCGGCGCCGCCGAGTACGTCAAGGCGCGCCTCGACGCGGGCGCCACGGACGGCCCGGCGAACCGGCAGGTCGTCGCGTCCGTGCTGCGGCGTCCGGACGAGCCCGGCGAGCTGCTCGCGTACTGGACCGCGCTGTACGGCCGCAACATCCCCAAGCCCGTGAAGCGCGGCATCGCCGACGCCGTACGCCGGCTCTACAGCGGCAAGTCGCTGCTGAAGTACGACACGGCGTCCAAGGGCTACCGCTTCGGCGACATCCTCAACCTCGTGCACGCGGCACCGGACCCGGACAAGCCGTGGCAGGGCGACCTGTTCCAGTACGCGCTCGACCGGCGGCACAACCCGGACACCGCGGTCGTGCCCAAGTCGCTGCCCGTCCTGGCGGCCCACCGTGACCTGATGGCACTGCGGCCCGCCAAGCGGCGCAAGGTGGTGACCGGTGCGCACGGCGCGCAGCGCCTCGCGGACGCGGGCATCACCTGGGAGGCGCTGGCCGGCTGGCTGCAGGGCCCGATGGACAAGGCGGCCTGGGAGGCCGTCATCCCGTCCATGGGTTCGATGGCCCTGGTACGGAACCTGCGCAACTTCGACGAGGCGGGGGTCTCGGACGAGGTGGCCGCCCTGGTGGCCGCCCGTATCAGTGACCCCGCGGAGGTCGCGCGTTCTCGGCAGTTCCCGTTCCGGTACCTCGCCGCGTACCAGCACGCTCCTTCGCTGCGCTGGTCGTACCCGCTGGAGCAGGCGCTCGGTCACTCGCTGGCCAACGTGCCGGCCCTGGGCGGTCGCACGCTCGTACTCGTCGACCGGTCCGGGTCGATGTTCTACTCGCGGCTGTCCGACCGCTCGGAGCTCAACCGGGCCGACGCGGCGGCGATCTTCGGCACGGCGCTCGCGCTGCGGGCGGCGGACGCGGATCTCGTCGAGTTCGGTACGACCAGCAAGCGGGTGAGGTTCCGTCGGGGCGAGTCGGTGCTGAAGGTGCTGGAGCGTTTCGGCGACCTCGGCGGGACGGACACGACCGAGGCCGTCCGCAAGCACTACAAGAAGCACGACCGCGTGCTGATCGTCACGGACGAGCAGGCCACGTACAGCCACTACGGCGACCCGACCGAGCAGGTTCCGGCGAACGTGCCGGTCTACACCTGGAACCTTGCCGGGTACCGGGCGGGCCACGGGCCGTCCGGGG